One Streptomyces umbrinus genomic window, CGCCGACTTCTTTACTGGCCTGTGCCTCCTCGAGCCCGGCGTGGACGTAGTCACGAACTGGCATCTCCCTCCGGAGCAACAGCAGGAAACTCAACAAGTCCCCCTGTACGTGGGAGTTGCGCAGAAGCAATAGTCGTTGCCCCGTACCGTGATCTCGATGTGCGCCGGGTACACCCCCCTGAGGGGACCTCGACCAGGTACCGGGGTGGCAGCCTGCGTCCCCAAGTAGCGACCAGGAGCTCATCGGAGGCCCGCCGGGATGATGCACCACGTTTTAGGCGCTGCTTGTGGTCTTTTCAGCTGTCGCCTTCTGGGCTGCTTTACCCGCCTTCGGGCACTGCCACACTGAAAGACATGACGACCTCCACTCCGCCGCTGAGGGAAGCCGCCCGCGCCATCGTCCTCGACGCGGAGGATCGCCTCCTGCTGCTGCGCTACGACGAGAACGGCGGCTTCTGGGCCACACCCGGCGGCTCCCTGGAGGACGGGGAGGACTACGACACTGCGACGCTCCGCGAACTGCGGGAAGAACTCGGTATCGACGAGAAGGCGGTCGAGCTGGGGGCGCAGCTCGCGGAGCGCAGCAAAGACCACCTCGTCGGCGGGCGGGAGGTACGGCAGGTGGAGAAGTACTTCCTCACCCGAGTCTGGGCAGCCGAAGTCGACCCGGCCCGGGCATCGCAGCCCGACAACATCCGCGAGCACCGGTGGTGGACCCTCGCCGAGCTGCGCGCCACGGGCGAGACGGTCTACCCGCACGGTCTCGCCGACCTGGTCACCGGCGTCGTCGCGCACGGTGCACCCCCGCGCCCCGTCGTCCTGACCGTCTGAGTCCCTCAGGCTGCGCGGGGCAGCAGACTGCGGACATGACTCAGCACCGCCCGACCCACCCTTCCCGGTCGTATGCCGCCGTACTCTGCGACGTCGACGTCCTGCAGCCCACGGACAACGGGGCACTCCTGGCCGGACGTATGTCGCCGCTGACCGCCACCCCCGGCCGCTGGCAGCTCCCGGGCGGATCCGTTGAATACCCCGACGGCAACGACCCCCTCGACGCCGCGGCACTGCGCCACAACGCAGCCCGCGAACTTGCCGAGGAAATCGGCATCGGCACGGACTCGGATGCCCTGACGCTGTGGGCCATCGTCCGCGGCACGGGTGGATCCCGGGGCCACGGCCGCGCTCCCAAAGTCACCTCAGCCGGGTGACGGCCACGGCGTGCCGCGTCGTCCCCGCCAGAATCTCGACGACGGCCCCAGCTACACCTGGCAGACCACTGGCCAGTCCCCGGAGGCGAAGCACTTCTTCCCTGTGCTGGAGAAGGAGATGGGCACCGCGTTCCTCCAGTACGGCGGGGTGTGCGAGCATCTCGCTTCGCCGCCCGGCTACCTGCCGCCTCCGACGGACTGCCGTCCCCGGCCGGTACTTGAGCGCGGCATCTGACACCACCGCTTTGTGGCGGCGCTCCGACGTCCGCGGTGGGGGGGCAACGGGGTAGTGCCGCTGCCCGTCGGTGTGCAGGGCCTGGTGGACCTGGCCCGGCTTGGCAGTGAATCGCCGCCGCCCACGCAGTGTTCGTCAGGCGGCGACGGCACCCGTGCGCACCGCGAACGCCCGCAGGCCGGGCAGGCTCCCCGGGGCGTAGAGGAGATCGGCGGTGAGCGTGCGGATTGCGGGGCGTTGGACTTCTTCGGGCGCGGTGTGCTCGATGGCTCGCAGAGCGCTGAAGGTGCGGCGTCCGTCGCCGAGTTGGTGCCACATGCGGGCCGTGTCGGTGAGGTAGCGCGCGACCCTTTCGGTGTTGGCCAACCGCGTGGGGTCGACACTGCGGACGTACGGAACGGCGTCGTCGGGGGTGCCGAGGACGGTGAGGCTGCTGATCCGGTACATCGAGACCTCGGCAGGACTCGCCGAGATCGTGAAAAGACCTGCGGGCTTTCCGCTCTGATCGACGGGGATGCGGCCGGCCGTTTCCTCCGCCTCCTGGAGCAGGTCGAGCGCTGTACTGCGGCGGCCCCCGGACGCGGCCGTGTAAGCCGCAGTCATGAGCAGGCAGACGCGGGCGGCAAGGGTGTCAGCCTGCGGGCCTCCATTCTCCACGACCAGCGAGGTCGCGGTACGGGCCAGGAAGTCCACGGCGGCCGAGCTGCGGCCCGCACGGCGCATGGTGATTGCCACGACCCGCGCGGCGTCACTGAGGGGCCGCGGGTCACCGCTGGCCCGTGCGGCGATGAGCGCACGGTCCGCAGTGGCCCACGCAGCCTCGGAGTGCTGCTTGACGGCGAGTTCGGTGGCCAGGACGTAGGCGCGGGCAACAGCCGCCTGGGCCCGCTCCCGCGTGCGGCCGATGGCGGCATCCCGAGTCGCCTCCGCCGTGGCGATCAGCGAGGGAAGGGCACTGCCGAGGGCGGCGTAGCGGGCGCCCGAGAACAGCCCGCGAGCCGTCGCGAGCCCGTCGGCGAGATCGCTCAGGCTCGTTGGTCTTCCGTTCACCGGCTCGAACAGGGCCCGTTCCATGGCGGCGGCCGGGTTGTGGGCGGCCGCTTCTGCCGCAGCAGCATCGGAGCCGGTCCCGGCGATCAGACTGGCGCCGAGTCCCAGCGCTCCAGTCATCAGTTCCCGACGTCGCACATCGTCCTCCAGCTCGGCTTTGGTCACCTTAGCGGCCGTCAGCTGCGGGACGGGCGCTTTGCGGCGAGCCGGGGGATCAGCGCTGCCTGTCTCGTCGGCAAGGCCCAGCAGGGAGAGCGGGATGGCGAGACCCTCGGCGATCCGCGTCAGGACATCGACGCTCTGGACCTGGCGTATGCCCCGCTCGATCGCGCTGACGTCGGACTGGGCGAGCCCGGCGAGGGAGCCCACGGTGGTCTGACTGGCGCCCGTGTACTGCCGGAAGTGTTTGATCACGGCGGCAAGATCGCGTGCTTCGAGGGCGCGTCGTGCCTTCTCGTGGTCCCACAGATCAAGGGGAACGACTAACGGGGAATGGCTGCGCACGGTGATCTCCCCCTCCGGGGCAGCGGCGTGACCTTGCCTCAGAGTAGAGGCACCGTGACCCCCTGTCAGGGCTTTGACCGGGACGCCAGATGGCCGTCCTATAGGGCCGTCGAATGGGTTTCCCCCTCCTTTCTTCCCAGGCTGTGAGTGCACAGAGAACCTCCCGCGCAGCGGCCGGTAACGGTCCGGTTCCCGCAGCTCTGCGCTGGGCTCATCCCCTGGTCGAAGGAGTGTTCCGACATGCCGCAGCCGCCTTCTCCGCCCCCGCCGCCGCCCCCGCCGGGTCCGATCCCGACTCCGCCCCCGCCGGGTGGCGGTTCGTAAGTCCCCGGCACCAGGCCGTGCGTCCCGTCTCCGGCGGGGCGCACGGTCGCTGTCTCTCAGGCGCTGGCATCGACAAGGAGAACCTCGTGCAGGGAATCATCGCGCTCAACCCAGACGAGCTGGGGCAGGACCCCGCTGTCGGCATGGATTTGGCCCTCGCGCTGGGCGTGGGCCACCTGGAGATCCGTACGGCCTACGGCTCGAACGCCCTGATACTGGACGACGCGCAGCTTCGCGAGGTCCGGCGGCTGGCCGACGAACGGGGTCTGCGCGTGGCGGCGCTGGCGTCCCCGCTGTGGAAGTGGTGCCGCCCCGAGGCCGTTCCCGGCAAGGTCGACAGCTTCGGTTTCCCCACGCAGGTGCCGGCCGAGGACCGGGAACGCTGGGTGGACCGCGCGCTCGCCGTCGCCGACATCCTGGGCACCGACCGGGTCCGCGTCTTCTCCCACTTGTCCGTGGGCGAGCAGACGGAGACGTTCCTGGGCGACCCTCTGC contains:
- a CDS encoding helix-turn-helix domain-containing protein; this translates as MRSHSPLVVPLDLWDHEKARRALEARDLAAVIKHFRQYTGASQTTVGSLAGLAQSDVSAIERGIRQVQSVDVLTRIAEGLAIPLSLLGLADETGSADPPARRKAPVPQLTAAKVTKAELEDDVRRRELMTGALGLGASLIAGTGSDAAAAEAAAHNPAAAMERALFEPVNGRPTSLSDLADGLATARGLFSGARYAALGSALPSLIATAEATRDAAIGRTRERAQAAVARAYVLATELAVKQHSEAAWATADRALIAARASGDPRPLSDAARVVAITMRRAGRSSAAVDFLARTATSLVVENGGPQADTLAARVCLLMTAAYTAASGGRRSTALDLLQEAEETAGRIPVDQSGKPAGLFTISASPAEVSMYRISSLTVLGTPDDAVPYVRSVDPTRLANTERVARYLTDTARMWHQLGDGRRTFSALRAIEHTAPEEVQRPAIRTLTADLLYAPGSLPGLRAFAVRTGAVAA
- a CDS encoding NUDIX hydrolase: MTQHRPTHPSRSYAAVLCDVDVLQPTDNGALLAGRMSPLTATPGRWQLPGGSVEYPDGNDPLDAAALRHNAARELAEEIGIGTDSDALTLWAIVRGTGGSRGHGRAPKVTSAG
- a CDS encoding NUDIX hydrolase, translating into MTTSTPPLREAARAIVLDAEDRLLLLRYDENGGFWATPGGSLEDGEDYDTATLRELREELGIDEKAVELGAQLAERSKDHLVGGREVRQVEKYFLTRVWAAEVDPARASQPDNIREHRWWTLAELRATGETVYPHGLADLVTGVVAHGAPPRPVVLTV